From one Bradyrhizobium sp. Ash2021 genomic stretch:
- a CDS encoding aminotransferase class I/II-fold pyridoxal phosphate-dependent enzyme, which yields MAMTASSGVAQGAGSVQPAGQAERSPFARTTELLAPYTPAKPLITLSLGEPQHPVPAFVGPVLSRHIAEFGRYPLARGIEPFRRAAANWLSTRFQLPRPVDPESEILVLNGSREGLFFAAITAARYVGPRKGRPAILMPNPFYPAYGAGARAAGCEQIYLPTTVANGFLPDLDALDDATLARTVAFFIASPANPQGAVASPDYFTRLKKLADRFGFMILSDECYSEIYTRQAPGSALECAGPDFTNVVAFQSLSKRSNLPGMRVGFAAGDRNFLAAFHELRNVAAPQVPVPLQHVAVAAYSDEAHVVENRRLYRIKFDFADQILGNRYGYVRPAGGFCVWLDVSARGGDEAAAVRLYRDAGVRVIPGSYLSRPQHDGFNPGDGYIRLALVSDSESTAEALHRLVEILD from the coding sequence ATGGCAATGACCGCCTCTTCCGGCGTGGCGCAGGGCGCCGGCAGTGTTCAGCCTGCCGGTCAGGCCGAGCGCTCCCCGTTTGCGCGGACGACCGAGCTGCTGGCGCCCTATACGCCCGCTAAGCCGTTGATTACGCTATCATTGGGCGAGCCGCAGCACCCGGTGCCCGCCTTCGTCGGCCCGGTGCTGTCACGACATATCGCCGAGTTCGGCCGCTATCCGCTGGCCAGGGGCATCGAGCCGTTCCGCCGGGCCGCCGCGAACTGGCTGTCGACCCGGTTCCAGCTGCCGCGGCCGGTCGATCCCGAAAGCGAAATTCTGGTCCTGAACGGCAGCCGCGAGGGCCTGTTTTTCGCCGCCATCACCGCCGCGCGCTATGTCGGTCCGCGCAAGGGCCGGCCGGCGATCCTGATGCCGAACCCGTTCTATCCCGCCTATGGCGCCGGCGCCCGCGCCGCGGGCTGCGAGCAGATCTATCTGCCGACCACGGTCGCGAACGGATTCTTGCCCGATCTCGATGCGCTCGACGACGCCACGCTGGCGCGGACCGTTGCATTCTTCATCGCCTCGCCCGCCAACCCGCAAGGCGCGGTCGCCTCGCCCGATTACTTCACGCGGCTGAAGAAACTGGCCGACCGCTTCGGCTTCATGATCCTGAGCGACGAGTGCTATTCGGAAATCTACACAAGGCAGGCGCCGGGCAGCGCGCTGGAATGCGCCGGGCCCGATTTCACCAATGTGGTGGCGTTCCAGTCGCTGTCGAAGCGTTCGAACCTGCCGGGCATGCGCGTCGGCTTCGCCGCCGGCGACAGGAATTTTCTGGCCGCGTTTCACGAACTGCGCAATGTCGCCGCACCGCAGGTGCCGGTGCCGCTGCAGCACGTCGCGGTCGCGGCCTATAGCGACGAGGCGCATGTCGTGGAGAATCGCCGGCTGTACCGGATCAAGTTCGATTTCGCCGACCAGATCCTTGGCAATCGCTACGGCTATGTCAGGCCTGCCGGCGGTTTCTGCGTCTGGCTCGATGTTTCCGCGCGGGGCGGTGATGAGGCGGCAGCGGTGAGACTCTATCGCGATGCCGGCGTGCGCGTGATCCCCGGCAGCTATCTGTCGCGGCCGCAGCACGACGGCTTCAATCCCGGCGACGGCTATATCCGGCTTGCGCTGGTCTCCGACAGTGAATCAACAGCCGAGGCATTGCACCGGCTGGTCGAAATTCTGGATTAG